GGGTCGATGAACGCCCAGACCGCCTCGCCGTGGAGATCCAGCGACCCGAGCCGCCAGAACATGTCGCCGTTCACCATGTTCACGCGGTTGTTGATGCGGTCGTAGGCGCCCGTGTACCCGGAGAAGCCGAGCTCGAGGCCCAGCCAAGGCGAGTAGGCCACCCGGCCGACGATGGCCTTGTCGTTGTTGTTGTCCTCGAGGTTGCTGCCCCGCGCCGCCCGGAAGCCCTGACCGTCGAGGATCTTCGCGTCCAGGCCGTTGATGGCGTAGATCTCGTAGGTGAGCCGGGAGTGCTCGCCCAGGCCGAACTGCCCAAGGAAGCCGGCGCCGGACTCGAACCACGTGGTCGGCACGACGGTCGTGTAGGCGATGGGCCGCTCGGGCAGCTCCTGCGCCGGCGCGTCGTGCCGGAGGTTGTAGGCGCCAAAGGGCACCAGGATCACGCCGGCGCGGAAGGTCATCCAGTCGGTGAGCATCACGTCCACCACGGAGAACTCGAGGAGGACCTCGCCGAAGCTGAGCACGCCGTCCCGCTTGAGGGGGCTGCCCGCGAACTCGAACTCGACCTCCGTGGCGGTGGATATCCGCTCGGAGATCCGGCTGTAGATGAAGACCACGTAGCGGTGGGCCACGAAGGTGGTCGTGCCCTGCTGCGGCACCACGAAGTCGTGCTCGCCGTAGCCGCCGATGGTGGTGCGATCGATGATCGCGGCCGCCCGATCCGAGAGCGTGATGCCGGGATCGAGGCGGACGGAGAACGACTCGGCGGGAGCGTGCAGCGGCGCGGCGGCCGTGGCGGGAGCGGCCTCCTCGAGGCCGTCGAGCTCCAGCCGGGGGCCCTCATCCGAGGTCCTGGCTGCGACACCGCCCTCCCCGCCCGCTTCGGCGGGATTCTGGGCCAGGGCCGGAGCGGGCGCGAAGGAGAGGATCAAACCCAGCGTGATGAGCGAGCGAAGAAGCAAGATTACTCCAGGTACCACCACATTCCGGGCGGAGCCGGAGGCGGAGCAGACGAAAGAAGAGCGTTCCCGCGCGGAGCGCGGCTGAAGAAGTCGGGCCCGCTGCTGCGGGGCCGACTTCTTCACACGCTCAGCGCCCTCCGGCGGTGCTTGAGGCGTTGCGGGGGCGCGGGCCCCCTGCGTGCGGCGCCCGCCGCCGAAGCGGCGACGGGCAAAAACGTCGTTGCGGAGGCGGGCCCTCGCTTTCGGGCGCCCGTCTCCGAAACTCGGGCGGGTATCAGCCCTTGACCTTGATCCCGTAGGCGGCCTCGAGGGCGCTCAGGAGGCCGTCGGCATCGAAGTCGGCGATCCACGCCGCATCCACGGCGCCGAGAGCCTCGTCGAGGGCCGCGCGGAGCGACGTGGCGAAGGCCTTCTGCGAATCGTTCCCCGCGAGGAGGAGATCCTCCACCGCGACGAAGTAGCCGTCGGCCTCGAATACCTTCAGGAGGGCGGTCTCGGGGCTCGTGCGGTTGCGGCCGATCTCCACCAGCTCGTGGCCGATCGAGTACGCGAAGACGAGCTGCAGCTTGCGGTCGATGCCGTCGACCACTCGGTCGTAATCGGCGTCCTCGCCGAGCTCCATCGAGTCGGCGCCCTTGGCGTTCAGGGCCTTCTCGATGGCGCAGGACCCCTCGCGGATCAGCTCGAAGAGCTCCTCCGCCAGCGTGGTGCCGTTGGTGCCGTCGCGGCGGGTCGCCACCGCGGCGAGGCCCTTGCGGCCGCCGGGGACGTTGGTCGCGCCGGTGCCAAGGTAGCCGAAGGCCTCGTCGTAGTGCTGCTTGGTCGGAGCGTAGAGCTCCTCGAGCACGGAGAGGTAGAGGAAGCGATACACGCCGGCCTTCTCGAACTGCTGCTTGGCCAGCGACACCTCGTGGGCGCTGGTGGCAGCGGCGAGCATGTCGATCCCGCCCCGGAACGCCGCGTCGAGCTCGGCGCCGGCCTGGGCGTCCGGGAAGTGCACGTCGATCCGGCCCGCGGCCTTGGCGGCGAGCTTGGTGGACGGATCCTCGTAGCGGGCGAGGACGGACGCCGCCTCCGCGGCAGCCGTCGCCGGAGCGTCGGCCGCCCGGTCGAAGGCGGCGAGCATCTGGTCGAACGCGAGAAGGCGCTGATCCTGGGGCGCGTGGTTCACGGGATCGAAGGCGAGGTACTCGGTTCCCTCGCAGCGGCCGGTTTCGGTTTCGGTCACCGGGTCCGGCGTGGTGCTGTCACAACCTGCGAGCACGAGACAGAGGGAGGCGAGAATCGAGAGCTTGGTCTTCACGGATGGTTCCTTCGAAAAATCAATCGAGGTTGGCGGGATCGACGCAGCGGCCCCGGTGACAAGACATTCCACTGGCGCACTGCTCGTCCACGTCGCAGCAGACGCCCACGCACTTGCAGCAATTCGTTCCCGGCGCCGCCTTGCCGTTCAGGCAGTCGAGGGACGCGACACAGCCCGGCTCGTCCACGCAGACCACGCCGGTGGGCGCGGTGGTCTCGCCCACGTAGCTGGTGGTGCCGTAATAGGAGTCGACGATGGGCCGCCCCGGCGACCCCGAGTTGGTGTCGAAGAACTCGTACGCACCGGCGAGAGGGAAGGTGAACCGCCAGAAGGAGAAGGTCTCAGTGTTCTCGGTGGCGATGTTGAAGGGCCTCACGAGGTTCGGGCTGAAGAGCGTGGCCGGCCCGCTCAGCGAGGTGACGTTCGTGGGCACCTCGGGGAGGAAGTTCCGGAACTCCGCCGTGTCACCGGGCCGGATCGGCAGGCCGCCGGCAGGCGTGACGGCGCCGGGACCCTGGCTGGAGGGCAGCTCGATCAGGAAGCGCTGGCCCACGCAGAGGGGCGCGACCACCCGGAATCGGCCCATGATCACCCGGTTCAGCGAGATCACGAGGCCGCCCCGCGGCTTGGCGTTCGCCGAGGGCTGCACCAGCGGCTGCTCCTGGGGAGGGCCGTCACAGGCGGAGGCCGCGAGCACGAGCAGGGCGACGAGAAACAGACGCATCAAAACGTTCCCTTCGAGGACGAGGCAGGACGGAAGCGGAAGAGGCGGAGGTCGTGGGACCACGACCGGATCAGGCGATCGCAACGGAACTCGGCGACGGGCTCGAGCTCCGTGCGGAGGCTCGACATGCCCGGCGCCGCCGAGGTCACGTAGACGGCGACCCCTGCCGCCGCGAGGCGCTGGGCGGAGGCCGCGAGGTCGGCGGGATCGCCGACACGTGCGGCGCGACGCTCCGGGGCGTACCTCTCGAAGAGGCGGGCCTCCTCACCGGTGAAAATCATCGCATTCTCGGCGGGGAGCGCGCTCGACACCCAGTCCACGAGGCGGATCGCCGGCGACGCCTCGCGGCCCTGGGCCTTGGCGAGGGGCGCGCTCACGAGGAGCAGCGTCGCAGGCGCGAGGGCCGCCGCCGTGGCGGAGAGGCGCCCCGGCAGCAGCTCTCGAAGCGCCGCGAGTCCCGCGGCGAGGAGGATCGCGGCCCCCACCGCGAGCGGGAGGAGGTGCCGCGCCTTCTCGAGGTTCTGCCCGAGGAAGGCCCAAGCGGCGTAGGGACCACACGAGAGGATCGCGAGGCCCGCGGCGGAAGCGGCGCCGCGCGGGAGGAGCCCGCGGCGCCAGGCGACCACCAGGGCGGCGCCTGCGGCGAATACCAAGAGTGCGAGGCCGAACCGCGCAGGGTGGACGGCGCCCGCCCAAGGGAGGCCGAGGTTCGCTGCGGCGAGGTCGAAGCCGAAGTCGGAGAGGCGGTCGCCGAGGGCCGGCCTGGCAACGATGGTGCCGCCCCAGCGCGAGCCGTGGCCGGCGAGGAAGGAGGTGGCGATCCGGAGGAGCTCGGCGGGGCCAGAAATGGCCACCATCGGCAGGAGCCAGGCGCCGACACCGGCGGCGGCGCCCAAGAGCCAGCGGAGCCGCGAGCCGGACAGGAGCAGTGGGAGGAACGCCATCGCCGGAAGGAACGACGGGCGGATCCCCACGCAGAGGCCGGCGGCTGCGCCGAGGAGGAGGGCTCCGTAGCGCGAGAACCCATCCACCGAACGACGGATCTCGTCCTGCGCGGAGCCTTCCCGGCGGTCCCCTTCCCCTTCGTGCGACTCCCCGCGCCGAGCGGCCATCGGGAGGACGCGCGCTGCCGAGAGGTGCGCCGCCAGGACCAGGGCCAGGGCGCCGAGGCCGGCGCCATCGGACGACGGCGCGCCGCCGAAGAGGACCGCCAGCGGCGCGAGGGCGAAGATGGCCGCCCCCGTGAGCGCGGGGATCTCGCCGACGAGGGGCCTGAGGGCCAGGCCCAGCGCCGGGATGGCGAGACCGCCGAGGGCGACGCCGGGGAGCGCGAGGGCGAGGATCTCGCCGGCGCCCAGGAAGCGGAACGCCCGGGCCATCAGCACGTAGATCGGATAGCCGGGGAAGTGGGGGGCCTGGGCGGCGAGGTCGAAGGCCGTCAGCGAGCGGGCAAAGTTCACCGCGTCGAGATCGGGGAGGGCGGGCGGCACGGCGGCCAGCCGCAACCCCACCGCCAGCGCCGCGAGCGCCGTCAGGGTAGCCGAGAAACCGAATATGCGAATCGTTCTCAACTTGGACCCAAAAAAACAGGCCTGTTTCCAGGCGTCCCGCCCACCGCCTTCCGGTGGACCGCGGCTACGTAGCATGCCCGCCCGTCCGCTCGCAAGAGGTGGTCGATACCGGACAGTTCTCGTAGATCGGTTCTGGACCCACGCGCTCGCCGCCTCCGCGGCGGCAGCAGAAGCCAAGGAAGAAGAGCGATGAACCAGCCCTCCCCCGCCCATGAGCTCCTCGTCCGCAAGAACATCACCGTCGCCGCGTCCCCCGAGCGCGCGTTCGAGGTCTTCGCCCGGGAGATGGGGAGCTGGTGGCCGCTCCCGACCCATCACATCGGCGCCGCCGAGGCGGTCGACGTCGTCGTCGAGCCCTTCGCCGGCGGCCGCTGGTTCGAGCGCGGCGCCGACGGCATCGAGTGCGACTGGGGCGGCGTGATCGCCTGGGAGCCTCCTCACCGGCTGCTGCTCGCGTGGGAGCTCGACGCCGAATGGAAGCACGATCCGTCGGTCCGTTCCGAGGTCGAGGTGCGCTTCGTTCCCGAGGGAGGAGGCACCCGCGTCGAGCTCGAGCATCGAAAGCTGTCGGTCTTCGGCGAGCGCGCCGCGGAGCTGCGCGGGATCCTCGACTCGCCGGGGGGCTGGGGCGGCATGCTCCAGGAGTTCGCCGCGAAGGCGCGATAGACCGCGCGGGGGCCTACCGCGCGCAGTCCGAGCAGACGCCGTAGAGCTCCATCTTGTGATTGGCGAGCGTGAAGCCGTGGGCCCTGGCGATCTCCGCCTGGCGCGCTTCGATGCCCTCGTCCTCGAACTCCACGATCCGTCCGCACGTCGTGCAGATGAGGTGGTCGTGGTGCTCGCCAGCGATCTCGAAGCGGGTCTGGCCGTCGCCGAAGTTCCGAGCGTTCGCGATGCCCGACTCGGTGAGGAGCTTCATGGTCCGGTAGACCGTCGCGGCGGAGACGCGGGAATCCTCCTCGCGAACCTTGGCGAGGAGCTCCTCCACGTTCAAGTGGCCGCCCGCGTTAAAGAAGGTCTCGAGGATCAGGCTGCGCTGGCGGGTGGACTTCAACCCGCGGTCGGCCATGTACCGAGCGAGGATTCGCTCGGGCTTTTCGGCCCGAACGTGTCGGGATCGGAGCTCGTCGTTCATTGGGGCCCTCCGGTCGGGTCGTGTAAGGAACAGGGATATCGTTCTATCCGAGCAACTGCAAACCGATCTCAATTCGTCCGGCATTTCGGATCGCCGATCCTCCGCGCGCGGCCCCGGACGCTCCCACGGCGCCCGCACGTCCGCGGAAGGCTTCGCACCTCGAAAAAGGTTCCACTCGAGAGCCCACGAAGAGGTCGTGGTATGACTCATTTTTTCCCGTCCTTGACACCAATGGCCTTGGGCCCGATGGTGCGCGCCCCATGAGCCCCCACCGCTTCCCGCTCGATCCTTCTCTCGTCCCCCAGTTCGCCGAGGACATCCTCCCCGGCGACGAGTTCCTCGAAGACGAGACCGTTGCCCCAGCGATCGAGGAGCCGAAGCCGGAGGCCCCTCGCAAACCGCGCCGAAAGAAGGCCGCGCCCACCGGCCCGACGAGGCGGACCCGAGCCGAGGTCGAGCTTCGCCGCGAAACCCAGACGGCGGAGGCGGAAGCGAAGGCCGAGGCGGATGACGCGGATTCCGAGCCGGAGGCTCCGGCGCCCCGCCCCGGGCGGACGCCAGGCGTTCCGCAGTTCGGCCGCTTCGTCAGCGGTCCCGTGGCGAAGAGGCCGCTCCGCGAGCTCTCGCGCGACGTGCTGTCGGAGCTGATCGACGAGCTCCGCGCCAACCGTCACGCCCTGCAGTCGCGGATCGACTCGCTCTACGGCCGAGAGGACGGCAGGCCCTTCGGCCCCTCCGATCTGGGGCGCCTCCTTGCCACCCACGGCCTCGAGGAGCGCTTCACGCACGTGGAGCGCGAAGGCCTCCGGGCATTGCTCCGGCAGCAGCGCGGCTTCGAGCCCCCGATCCGCCGGGCCCTCGGCCTCGCGCCCGCGGAGCTCCGCAACCTGATCGCCAAGTACGACCTGGGCGCCGAGGCGGCGGAGCTCAAGGAGAGGACCCGCGAGGAGGCCCGCGCCGACTCGGCCCTCGCCGAGCGTCTCCTGCTGGCCTGCTCCCGCACCGAGCAGCTCCGCGACGCCGGGGTCCTCGAGGAGCTCGACGAGCGGAACCTCGACGAGCTCGACGAGGCCCTCGAGGCCGCCTCGGAGACCCCGACGACGGAGCCGTCCGTGCTCACGGAGCTCGCACGTCGTTCGCTCGGGATCGAGCCGAAGCTCTGGCGCAAGGCCCAGACCCACTACCGGCTGCTGTTCGTCGCCGCAGAGCGCCTGGGCGTTCCGCCTCCGGAAATGCCCGCGCCGACCCCGCGGTCCGGCCCCGAGGGCCGTCCGGGTTCGTTCGTCCGAGGCGATCGACGCTCCGGAGGTTCCCGGTCGGAGGGCTTCGGCCCCCCGCGCATCGGCGACCGGCCCCGTCCGGACGGCGCCCACGGCGACGGCGAGCGGCCGCGTGCCAGTGGTTTCGGGTTCAAGCGTGAGGGCGAGCGGCCGCGGACCGGCGGCTTCGGCCCCAGGCGTGACGGCATCAGGCCGCGTTCGGGCGGCTTCGGACCGCCGCGCGACGGCGACCGTCCGCGATCGAACAGCTTCGGCCCCCGGCGCGACGGCGACAGGCCGCGCTCGAACAGCTTCGGCCCCAGGCGCGACGGCGATCGGCCGCGGTCTGGCGGCTTCGGGCCTCCGCGCGACGGCGATCGGCCCCGCTCTGGCGGCTTCGGTCCGCCGCGCGACGGCGACAGGCCGCGCTCGAACAGCTTTGGCCCGCCGCGCGACGGCGATCGGCCGCGCTCGAACAGCTTTGGCCCGCCGCGCGACGGCGATCGGCCGCGCTCGAACAGCTTTGGCCCGCCGCGCGACGGCGATCGGCCGCGGTCCGGCGGATTCGGACCTCCGCGTGACGGCGATCGACCGCGCTCTGGCGGCTTCGGACCGCCCCGCGGCGGCGATCGACCGCGGTCCGGCGGTTTCGGACCCCCGCGCGACGGCGATCGGCCGCGCTCTGGCGGCTTCGGACCTCCGCGCGACGGCGATCGGCCGCGCTCTGGCGGCTTCGGACCTCCGCGCGTCGGCGATCGGCCGCGCTCGAACAGCTTGGGCCCGCCGCGCGACGGCGATCGGCCGCGCTCTGGCGGCTTCGGACCTCCGCGCGACGGCGATCGGCCGCGCTCCGGCGGCTTTGGACCTCCGCGCGATGGCGATCGGCCGCGCTCGAACAGCTTCGGCCCGCCGCGCGATGGCGATCGGCCTCGCTCGAACAGCTTCGGCCCGCCGCGCGATGGCGATCGGCCGCGCTCGAACAGCTTCGGCCCGCCGCGCGATGGCGATCGGCCTCGCTCGAACAGCTTCGGCCCGCCGCGCGACGGCGATCGGCCGCGCTCGAACAGCTTCGGCCCGCCGCGCGATGGCGATCGGCCGCGCTCGAACCGCTTTGGCCCGCCGCGCGACGGCGATCGGCCGCGCTCGAGCAGCTTCGGCCCCCCGCGCGACGGCGATCGGCCGCGCTCCAACAGCTTCGGCCCCCCGCGCGATGGCGATCGGCCGCGCTCGAACAGCTTCGGCCCGCCGCGCGATGGCGATCGGCCGCGCCCGAACCGCTTTGGTCCGCCGCGCGACGGCGATCGGCCGCGCTCGAGCAGCTTCGGTCCGCCGCGCGATGGCGATCGGCCGCGCTCGAGCAGCTTCGGTCCGCCGCGCGATGGCGATCGGCCGCGCTCGAGCAACTTCGGCCCGCCGCGCGATGGCGATCGTCCGCGCCCGAACAGCTTCGGCCCGCCGCGCGACGGCGATCGGCCGCGCTCGAACAGCTTCGGCCCCCGACGCGACGGCGACCGCCCCAATCGCGGCTTCGATCGGCCGTCTCGTCCCCGCCCGTCCGGCGATGCCCCGAGGGGGCCTGCGCGCGGCACCGATCGGCGTCCGCCGCCCCGGGGCCGCTGAGGCCACCATCGGCCGTGTCGCTTGAACGACGAAGGCCTCTCGATTAGATCAGCCCACGACATGCCCATCTACGAATACCAGTGTGCGACGTGCGGGGGCCTCACCGAGGTCCTCCAGAAGGTCTCGGACCCTGCCCCCGAGAGCTGCCCCGCCTGTGGCGGCGCCTCCACCCTCGAGAAGGTCGTGAGCCGCTCCAGCTTCCAGCTCAAGGGCGGCGGCTGGTACGCCGACCTCTACAGCTCCACCTCGAAGGGCGACGCGTCCAAGTCGAGCGGCGGCTCGTCCGCCTCGGCGAGCGGCGGCTCGTCCGCTCCAGCGAGCGGCAGCTCGTCCGCCTCGTCGAGCGGATCATCCTCCTCCACGAGCACGCCCACCACGTCGACCGCCACCAAGTAGCCGTCGCCGGAATGCGCGCGGCGCGGATCTGTTGCCCGATCGACGGGGTCCTTCCCCCCGTCGACCGCGACCTTGTCCGACGCCGCACTGCTCCCTGCCCCTGTCGAAATCGATGAACCTGCTCGGATGGAGGATCGGCTCGCCGACCCCATCCCCGCCGCTCCCCCGATCGCGCCCGGCGACCCTCCCACGGAGGATTCCGCGGGCGGCGACACCGACCGGACGAAGCGCTCTCTCGCGTACTGCACCGCCGAGGGAATGACCGCCGAGGTCGTCACCGCGTGCGCGGGCGGAGCCACGCTCATCGCGTGGGCGCTCTACCTGCAGTGCAGCCCGGTCCTCGTCGCGATCCTGGGCTCCCTCCCCTTCCTGGCACAGATCGTCCAGCTCCCATCGGCCCTGCTGACCTCGAGGCTGGGCGGGCGCCGGGTCGCGATCGTCGCGTTCACCGCCTCGCGACTCTCGCTGCTCCCGCTGGTGGTGATCCCCTTCCTCGGCGCCGAGCTGGATACCAAGCGCGACCTCCTCTTCGCCGTGGCCGCGGCCAACACGCTGCTGGCCGTGGTCGGCACGAACGCCTGGACCTCGTGGGTCGGCGAGCTCGTGCCGGCGACGATGCGATGCCGCTACTTCGGCATGCGAAGCGCCCTGACCACCCTGAGCGGCGCGAGCGTCGCCCTCCTCGCCGGGATCGTCATCCAGCGCTCCGAGCTCCTCGGCCTCGAGCCGATCGCGCTCTCGGGCCTGGCGGCGGTCGCGATCGTGGCCGGCCTCGCCACCGCGCCGATGCTGCGGCGCCAGCACGAGCCCGAAGGCGCGCGCCCCGACGAGAATGGATGCCTGCGGCTCGCCGCTGCCGCCTCCTGCGTGCTCCGCGATCCGGCCTCGAAGCGGCTGCTGGCGTACCAGGTGGCCTGGAACGCCGCGATCGGGATCTCGTCCAGCTTCTTCGCCTTGCACCTGCTCACCAACCTGCGCATGGGATTCGCCCTGGTGGCGGCCCAGGCCGCCGCCACCGCGCTGGTGCGGACGATGGCGACGCCGGTCTGGGGACGGGCGCTGGATCGCCTCGGGCCCAAGCGGGTCCTGGTGTTCTGCTCCTTCGGCCTCTTCGTCACCCCTCTCGTGTGGCTGTCCCCTTCACCCTCCGTGCTGCTCTGGGTGATCGCCCTCGACGCCCTGACCGCGGGCACCCTCTGGGCGGGTCACTCGCTCTCGGCGTTCGAGCTCCCGCTCGCGATCGCCCCCCGCGAGAAGCGCCCCTACTATCTCGCGACCTTCGCGGCGGCGGGCGGACTCGCCTTCGCGGCGGCGGCGCTCTTCGGCGGAGTGCTCGCGCAGCTCCTTCCCGACACGCTCTTCCTCCTGGGAAAGCCCGTCCAGAACCTCCAGGTGCTCTTCGTGCTCTCGGCCATCGGTCGGCTGATGTCTGCGCCGCTCGCACTCCGGGTGCTCGACCCCAGGAAGCCGGCCGGGGCCATCGCCTAGGTCATCGCGAGGCCAGCCGCGGCGCGAAGTCCCGCTTCCAGATCCGCACCATCGCCGTGAACAGCGAGCCGATCAGCGGACCGATGATCACGCCGACCGCCCCGAAGACGATCAGGCCTCCGAAGATCGTGAGGAAGACCAAGAGCGGGTGCAGGCGGATGTGACCCTTCGCCAGGATCGGCCGGAGCACGTTGTCGACCGTCCCGACGATGAGGAGACCCCACGCCAGCAGGAAGATCCCGGCCACCGTGCGGCCCGTGAGGATCAGGATGACCCCGGCCGGCGCCCACACCAGGCCCGTGCCGAGGATCGGGACCAGCGAGAGGAACGACATGAGCACCGCCCACACCAGCGGGGTGGGCACCTCTACGATCAGGAAGCCGATCCCCCCCACGAGGCCCTGGACCACGGCGGTGACGATGTTCACGAAGACCATCGTCTGGGACACGTCCCGGAACTCCTCGACGAGCTCCGCCTCGTAGGTGGGGTCGAGGGGCGTCGCTTTCGAGACCTGGACTAGGTACCGCTTCCCGTCGAGGAAGAAGTAGTACATCGAGACGATCGCCAGGATGGTTTCGACGAGGAGGCGCGTGGTCGCCCCCAACGCCGCCCCGAGCCACTTGGTGAAGAAGCTTCCCAGGGAGCTGAGCATCGTCTGCACCTGCTGGCCCGCGCCGATCTCCTGGAGCCGCGCCACCAGGGGTTGCAAGGCGGCAGGGACGCGCCCGCCGAGGAGCTCCTCGAGCCCGCCGGGACCGAGGTACTCCTTCAGCTTGCCCACCAGCTCGATCGCCTGCTCGACCAGCACGAAGACCACGGTGGCCAGCGGCACGAAGACGAGGAGCGTGACGGCGAGGGTCGAGGTGCCTGCGGCCAGCCCGCGCCGCCCCTTGAACTTCTTGACCAGGGCCTCGTGGGGCGCGTCGAAGAGGACGGCCGCGAAGGCGCCCACCAGGACGGGGATGAGGTACGTCCAGATGACGACGACGAACGCGATCAGCGTCGCCACGAAGGCGACGATGAAGGCCACCGTGGACCAGCGGATCGTCCGGTCCCATCCCACGAGCGAAGCCCCATCACCGAATCGCCCGCGAACGGGCGGTGCCCCAGCGCAGCCAGGCGGGTCAGCCGAGCCGCGCTCCGCCGTCGACGTGGACCAGGGAGCCGGTCGTGAACCGGTTCTGCATCACGAAGAGCGCCGCCTCGGCGAGATCGGTCGGCGCGCCGATGCAGCGCGCGGGGAGCGACTGCGCCGTGGCGGAGAAGAAGCGCTTCCGCTGCTCCTCCGGCATGCCGCTCCAAGCGGGCGTCTCGACCACGCCCGGACAGACGACGTTCACCCGCAGCGGGGCGAGCTCGACCGCCAGGGCACGGCCAAGCGCCTCCACCGCGCCGTTCACGGTGGCGACCATCGCGGCCCCCACGGTCGGCTTGTGGGCGGCGAGGCCCGAAAAGAGCGTGATCGATCCGTCCCTGCGGAGGTGCGGAGCCCCATGGCGCGCGGCGCAGAGGTAGCCCCAGACCTTGGTGTCGATGGTGCGGCGGGCGGCAGCGAGGTCGAGCTGGAGAAGAGGCCCGTAGGCCAGATCCGCGGCGGTGAGCACCAGGTGATCGAAGGCCCCGATCCCCTGGAAGAGCGTGCGGACGGAGGCCTCGTCCGAGAGATCGACCTGCGCCGCCTGCGCGCGCTCGCCGAGATCCGCTACCGCCGCCGAGAGCCTTCGGGCCGAGCGGCTCGCGACGACCGCGCTGGCGCCCTGGGCGATCGCCTGCCGCGCGATCTCCAAGCCGATCCCCGACGATCCACCGACTACGACGACCTTTTTCCCTGCGAGCGACATTTCCGCATCCCCTCGGGCCCTCGGCGCTCCATGCACCTCGAGGAAATCTAGCGCCGCACCCGAGAGACTGCCGCCACCGGCCGAGCCGAAAAGCCAACCGGTGGACGGAGAGGACTCGCTACCGCGGATCGCTCCCGGTGGGCGACTCCCCTTCCCCCTGGCCTTCCCCCGGGCCTTCCCCCGGGGCTTCCCCCGGGGCTTCGGCAAGCGCTCCTTCGATGCGATCGACGACGTCCATCGCCGAGGCCCACTCGGAGCCGGACGCCGCCGAGAACGCCGCCGCCTCCGGTTCGGCGAAGGCGGGCTCCAGGAGCCGGGCCGCGACCTTGTCCTGCTCGACCTTGCGGTGCATGCGCGGGCCGTCCGCCGTGATCATC
The Vulgatibacter incomptus DNA segment above includes these coding regions:
- a CDS encoding cupredoxin domain-containing protein; translated protein: MRLFLVALLVLAASACDGPPQEQPLVQPSANAKPRGGLVISLNRVIMGRFRVVAPLCVGQRFLIELPSSQGPGAVTPAGGLPIRPGDTAEFRNFLPEVPTNVTSLSGPATLFSPNLVRPFNIATENTETFSFWRFTFPLAGAYEFFDTNSGSPGRPIVDSYYGTTSYVGETTAPTGVVCVDEPGCVASLDCLNGKAAPGTNCCKCVGVCCDVDEQCASGMSCHRGRCVDPANLD
- a CDS encoding SRPBCC family protein; translated protein: MNQPSPAHELLVRKNITVAASPERAFEVFAREMGSWWPLPTHHIGAAEAVDVVVEPFAGGRWFERGADGIECDWGGVIAWEPPHRLLLAWELDAEWKHDPSVRSEVEVRFVPEGGGTRVELEHRKLSVFGERAAELRGILDSPGGWGGMLQEFAAKAR
- a CDS encoding Fur family transcriptional regulator encodes the protein MNDELRSRHVRAEKPERILARYMADRGLKSTRQRSLILETFFNAGGHLNVEELLAKVREEDSRVSAATVYRTMKLLTESGIANARNFGDGQTRFEIAGEHHDHLICTTCGRIVEFEDEGIEARQAEIARAHGFTLANHKMELYGVCSDCAR
- a CDS encoding FmdB family zinc ribbon protein encodes the protein MPIYEYQCATCGGLTEVLQKVSDPAPESCPACGGASTLEKVVSRSSFQLKGGGWYADLYSSTSKGDASKSSGGSSASASGGSSAPASGSSSASSSGSSSSTSTPTTSTATK
- a CDS encoding MFS transporter; this encodes MEDRLADPIPAAPPIAPGDPPTEDSAGGDTDRTKRSLAYCTAEGMTAEVVTACAGGATLIAWALYLQCSPVLVAILGSLPFLAQIVQLPSALLTSRLGGRRVAIVAFTASRLSLLPLVVIPFLGAELDTKRDLLFAVAAANTLLAVVGTNAWTSWVGELVPATMRCRYFGMRSALTTLSGASVALLAGIVIQRSELLGLEPIALSGLAAVAIVAGLATAPMLRRQHEPEGARPDENGCLRLAAAASCVLRDPASKRLLAYQVAWNAAIGISSSFFALHLLTNLRMGFALVAAQAAATALVRTMATPVWGRALDRLGPKRVLVFCSFGLFVTPLVWLSPSPSVLLWVIALDALTAGTLWAGHSLSAFELPLAIAPREKRPYYLATFAAAGGLAFAAAALFGGVLAQLLPDTLFLLGKPVQNLQVLFVLSAIGRLMSAPLALRVLDPRKPAGAIA
- a CDS encoding AI-2E family transporter yields the protein MGWDRTIRWSTVAFIVAFVATLIAFVVVIWTYLIPVLVGAFAAVLFDAPHEALVKKFKGRRGLAAGTSTLAVTLLVFVPLATVVFVLVEQAIELVGKLKEYLGPGGLEELLGGRVPAALQPLVARLQEIGAGQQVQTMLSSLGSFFTKWLGAALGATTRLLVETILAIVSMYYFFLDGKRYLVQVSKATPLDPTYEAELVEEFRDVSQTMVFVNIVTAVVQGLVGGIGFLIVEVPTPLVWAVLMSFLSLVPILGTGLVWAPAGVILILTGRTVAGIFLLAWGLLIVGTVDNVLRPILAKGHIRLHPLLVFLTIFGGLIVFGAVGVIIGPLIGSLFTAMVRIWKRDFAPRLASR
- a CDS encoding SDR family oxidoreductase gives rise to the protein MSLAGKKVVVVGGSSGIGLEIARQAIAQGASAVVASRSARRLSAAVADLGERAQAAQVDLSDEASVRTLFQGIGAFDHLVLTAADLAYGPLLQLDLAAARRTIDTKVWGYLCAARHGAPHLRRDGSITLFSGLAAHKPTVGAAMVATVNGAVEALGRALAVELAPLRVNVVCPGVVETPAWSGMPEEQRKRFFSATAQSLPARCIGAPTDLAEAALFVMQNRFTTGSLVHVDGGARLG